A window of Gadus chalcogrammus isolate NIFS_2021 chromosome 2, NIFS_Gcha_1.0, whole genome shotgun sequence genomic DNA:
CACGAAACTGTACACACTGGATTGGTGAGTAACGAGCAGACTGATTCCAGTGGTTCGAATGTATAGTTAAAACTTGGCATGAGCAAATTGTAAACTCTGTATCCCCAATGTTAAGCGTCCTATCCAGTGTAAACATGATGGCTGTGGTCGTTGTTTCTCACGGATATCGCACCTGAAGAGGCATAGTTCAAAGCACACTGCAGCCAAGTCACTTAAGTAAGTCCAAGTCGATTCAGTAGTTGACCGAATGTCGCCCATCATAAGTATGCCCTAGGTGCATTGCCGTTCATGTTCAACATATGCATACGTTTTTTGAGCAGATGTACGTTGGTGAGTTGTACAGAAACTTTCTTCGACGAAGCAAAGAGGAAGAGGCACGTTCGCTATTCTCACGGAGAAAAGGAGAAGTACTTCAAGGTTTGTCCAGAAGATGGGGCCTAACTTCCAGAATTGACCTAGACTTGCACAATTACGATTCAATCGTTGTACTTTACAAGTTGATTTGTATAAACGCGTATATTTACTCCACTTTTCTACCCAATTCAGTGTACCCGACCCAACTGCTCATCGACCTTCAAGAAGCGCAGAGAATATAAACTCCACTTGATAGAGCATGGGGAATCTTCATTGTTCAAGTAGGACAAATTTACTCTTCAACCCTTCATAAGCACACATAAGTGTGGTCATCTTGAGTTCGTCGCTGATGCAAACATTTAAGGATTTTTGCATAAAACGGACAAGGTGCCACGAAGTGCATTTAAATGTTAGTTTCGCAGCCTATTAACAAAATCGTCATTTTTTTCACGAGGACACGTGAGATGGTGGGTACTTTCAAATTACTGATTTGAAACTGGAATTTGGATTAACAATATCGTTTTCCCTAtctgtggtggtgatggtcaAGTGTTGCGTGTTCAAACAGACAGGAGGCACATCGGGCTAAAACCAGTGAGAGTATACGACCATTCAACAAGAGTGCATGTTCCCTCTTGCTCAGGTGCTCAAAGGATGGATGTGACTCCTCATTTGACTCCCACATCGCCCGCAAACGCCATGAAAAGAAACACGCCGGTTGGTTAATTAAAGATCAAGTCTTTCGTCCCCCCACCCACATAATTTATGTTCCTTGTGCCTACGTGGTCACATACAGGACATGTGACGAGATTAATTTGCTAATTCTGCAGCCCTTCTCTCTCATCTTTTGTTTGTCTCAGGGTATCGCTGCCCTCATGCAAACTGCAAGGTCTTCGAACATACCTGGGGCAAACTGCAGAAGCACATGGTGAAACACCCAGGTACGGCATTTTACAGTGAAACCCTTTCATAATTGTGCATCTAAAGTGACTAGCGTGGCAGAAAATGTGTACGTTTTTTATATCTATGCGAATTCTTGACTCACTTACTGAATTTGACCCAACAAGTCCTTGGTTTTAACTTGGTGCTTAAGATCTGTGTAGGCAAATTGAATTTTCCATATTACAGCGACATACACCTGTCAAGCATGCAAAAAGGTATTCAAGCGGGTGGACCGGCTCCGCCAACACAAGCAGGTCCACGCCCTGCACAAGCCTGTGCTGGTGTGCCCAAAGACGGGCTGCCAGGCGTATTTCTCCACCACCTTCAACTTGCAGCACCACATCCGCACGGTGCACCTCAAACTGCTCAAACACCGCTGCGCCTTCCCAGACTGTCCACGGACGTTTGCCATGCGGGTGAGTACTACGCCCAAGGCTAAACTAGGCGAGATTAGGAATTGTTGCAGCCCCTGCACGGCCAAAACATGCGTTTAATGCTGCCATGGTAATTGTCATCTTGAAGGGTAGTGGTTCAGTCCATGTCAATGGAAAATGAATCTATTAAAGTTGCTTTTGCCCCAGTTGATGCAGTTCTTTGTAGACTGAACAGTTGTATCCCTTCAGTTGGTCGGGATGTGTTCCTCAATAGGGACTCAAGGGGAGTCGGTCATATTTAGATTTTGGGCTATGTTCATCAGTGGAATCCCCTCATTCAAGGTGAGCTTGTTTACACCTAGTTGACTTCCTCATGGTAATCAGGTTTTCCTATAAGACAGACTGAAATGCTGCAAACCCTGCTGTAAGGTGTTTCATCATGGAGTGTAGGCTAACTTGATGGCTTTCTGTTCCCCCATAGGAGAGCATGACCAGACACATGCTCTGCCATGACCGCCAGCCCAACCCATGCAGGGTGAGTACAATACTTCAGTTCTGTAGCTTGCCAAATACAGGCCAGATGCTTCATTAGTATGGGTGAAATCCTGCTAGCAGTAATCATAATTTGCATAGCCATCTAAACGCTGGCAGCTATTGTGATGTTCAATGCGTGTAATAAGCCTTCATCCAGCAATGTCAAATTTGCCAGCCTTTTCCTCCCATCTCCGCTTCAGGCATGTCGTAATACAGCCATTTAAAGGGGCATGGgttgtagggctgggcgattaatcgaattttgattgCAAAACTATCACAGAATTAACATAATCCAgttctttttttatgttttatagaaagggcagtaCAGCTggataaatatatgtatatcattttagatttgaacatttttctttttaaattttgtgtgttttaaggCAAAATGTCAAAGTTCTGTTACAAAGTTCTTTTTTTTGGAGAGACGTActgaataaatgcatgttttcaaactcaaaataatcgcttgaataatcgtgatttcaatattgaccaaaataattgcgactgatttatttttttcccataatcgagcagccctattGTGTCCTTGTCGTCTCTCTCGTTTCGCCTTCCGACAGAAGCGGCGGCGCTCCAAACGGGAGTGGCAGAATCGTCTAGAAGGCCACCACCAAACGCCCCTGGTGGAGGGCAACCTGCAGCGCCTGTTCGCCATGCGCATGCGCATCTCACGGCGCGCCAAGGTGGAGGCTGACCTCTCGGGTCTCTTCAACGAGCGCAAGATCCCACGCTACGTGGACCCCGAGGTGAACCTCCGCGACTTGTTCCGCCTGAAGGCTCCGCGGGTGGTGCCGGTGTCAATGGAGGTTTCACCAGTCAGCTAAACGGAAGGAGGGATGCAAAGTGCCATTTTTCTGTCTTGAGGAAAGTGTAGCCTTATGTTTATTCGACCTTACAGTAATTGGAAAAATATGTTTTGGAGTATAAATGTCCATAATTGTTTAAGAATTTAGAAAATTGTAATTGCAGTGGCTGCACTAAAGGTTTATTTAATTTGATGCTTCATATGCTAATTTAAGATTTTTCCACTTGAAAGATGCAATATTAACCTTATTTATAGACGACCTTATTTATTTAATAGACAACATTTCTCTAAATGTTTGTATGGATATTGGGACACATCGCCAATAAAGCTTAAGTTTGTTACAGAATACAAATGGTTTCATTCTCCTCACAGCCACACACGTTATATGGCCAAATTTACAGTTTGAGTTACAAGACATTCTGTCTTTCGTACCCTTTTTTTGGTGACATTCTACACGCATGCATACAGACATTTCTGAGCATGTTGGAGCTTATATGTTGGATTTTATTATCCATGAACAAAGGACTGTAGCTTACACGGGTCTCTGCCAAACtgcagttttttcttttttactttccCTTAAGTCAAAGTGACTAGAATGGTAGGCTCCTCTGTTGTGACCTATTTCCGGTGCTGGTATAGGTCTACTGAAGTTAGAATTGTGCGATAGTGGGAACTACCGCAATCCTCTTGGAGATATGTTTTCTAATCCCATTTACTTTCATGTGTCAGTTATCTTCCAGCTTTAATGGTACTAGCCAGACATCTTAATGCCATGAATTAAGGATGGAATGGCCTGTATTTTCTGTTGGCTCATTAAGGCTCGTCTATCTGCGCAAAATGTGACTTGTATGGCAGCCAGAGGCCAACAGCTCTCACTGTCGGGTGTTCGCAGATCACCATGGTAAAGACCACAGCCGAAAGATGGTTTGACGCTCTTCTCGTAGAATTCTGAAACCCCATTTATTGAATCTATTTATTTAAAGGAGCAATAACTTTGCATCAGAGAGGTCAAATGCGCTTCTCCAAATTGTAAAAAGATCTCGCTTTCAACTGtattactccccccccccccctaatatTCAGAGAACATGGAGTGATTGGCcaaaggaagagaagaggaggacacTACTGTATCATTTAAGCAGGAGAGGCCACAGGATCCTGAAGTGGGTTAAGCGTACAGCCGTCAGAGCCTGATTTAGCCTGCCTCGCCAGAATTAGATGACCCAAaacttctctcccctccctctccttcaccgtCTTGGTCTTATCCCTGGGCCCTGTTTGAAGGGCCCAGGGATAAACCGGACCTCTATGATAAGTCGTACACGCGCTGTCATTTTTTCCTTGTTAGTAAATGCCCCGTTGGGATATGGAGGGGAAGTGGTGTGGCATGGCGTTCGGGTCTCTGGTGCTTCACAGCGCTTTGGTCGCTTCACTGTTTTGGAAAGGAATGAAGGGTCAATACAGTGTTTACTTTTCGAGTCATTAGAAACTGCAGACATGAGACAGCACACTTGAAGTAGACCTAAGCCAAGAATTAGTATGGCATGCTGGGTCTCTTTTCTCCTGCTGCCAAAATACTATAGGTATTTTGTAAGCAGGATTATTAAGATTAAATGGGGACTTTAAAACCAACTACAGGTCTGATTAAACCTTTTACAAatgtctctcctggcttcagtTTTTTTTGTCCATAAACTCCCTGATGTTCACGGATTCCAAAAGACGAAAATGCTATATTTCTAATCGCGCTCTTCAGCAGAATCCGTAAAAATAGGTAACCTTGACAAATTATAATGTTCACAGATGTTTTactgaagccaggagagaccgTTATGGTGGCTAGATCACACAGACCGgtattgtcctttaaacatATTATCCTGAATAGCACTACACTACCAATGCTGTAACAAAAATACAACTAATGTTGGTAATTTGTATTCATCCATATATTTTGTAAATTCAAACCAGAGCAATACATGGATGGAATTTTCTTTTGAAAAGAAACTGTTCTTGTTGGCTAAATGGGATATAGGCCAGCGCAGTCCCTTTAGTAGGAATTCATATTCAATACATCTCTTTGTGTGCATCTCTACTGTGTGCCACAAGCCAACTACAGAGTCAGTCACTTAACAAAATATGCAGGATTGACAGTTACCAGTTTCAACCGCAGACAAGCCTTACCCCAAGAGGTCCATTTAGGCCAATCATTGTTCTCCTAGTGCCCTTAATTCAAAGAAGTCAAGTCATTTCTTGAGTAAATTTCCTTGACTATTTAACAAATTATGGTAGAATACATCTTTCAAGAAACTCTTATCTCCCAAGTCTAAATTCCGAAGGAAAATAAAGTAACTAATGACCTGTTCCCAGTCTGTTTTTGGATGAAGGTATTAAATCAGTGTACCAATAGTcaatattttacacatttttactATTTACTTCATCAACACTGTTTAAAGTACTGTATAGGTTAGTGATTGGCTGCAAATTGACAGAAATCGTTGTTCGTTTATTTCGGTTTTGTTTCCTACTACAAGGAAACAAATTTCAGTTGGACTGCATGAAAATGTCATGAAGTCAACTTAATCTGTAAAACAAATGAATCATTTGTGATGAATATACATGCGTAGCTGCACACCAAGAAAACATAAGATTTGGTATTTAAAGGTCAGATTATAACATTTAGCTGCAGATGCGGGAGAAGGCCAACAAGCCAGTGGATAATTTGTGGGAACTCGTTAGAACGAATCACTTAATGTTGATTGGTTAGTCACTGCTCCATTAAGCAATTctgagaaggaaaaaaaaacgggcctggtgtatatacacatacacacacctgtgtatacacattaacatttacacacacacacacacacacacacagtgatcaaTCTGTTCTTTGTGGTTTGAGTTCCTGTGTTTCTGCTTGTGCATTTCCTAGTGAGTGTTtatacagtgtgtatgtgtgcgtgcgcatgagACATGCATTTCTGGTTAATCAGTATTTCGTTGTGTTTTTGATGAATATTTGAGCATGCAGGTTTACATGCATGTAGTTGTGTATGCGTGCGGATGAGAATGTGTGCGGTTCATGTGTGTCTTTCCATTCCGACATACAATCATCGGCCCACTTCTAGAGATATCGGATGCAACTCTTACCACAGGTCTCAACTCAACTGTCTCATTTTTAAAGGTTTGGCATAATTCATGTGAGCAGCACAtcgtccccacacacacacacaacttgtgtcacaaaaaaaaacagaagaaacATCAATATGTACAGAAGCTGTGTGTTCCTAGGAAACTGGAACAAACTCGAGGGCCACCCAAAAATAGGTTGAACCAAGTTCCTAGCTTTTGTTTCTGCTTTGGTGGGGACACAGCACAAACTTTGATACGATTTTGATGATCTGAACACCATTATTTACCCAGTACTAGCGCCTACATGTGCGTCTTTATACCTTTATTTTATACCTAGCTATATTAGTTAACGTTTTAGAAACATGATCAtagaactgtttttaaatgCCTGGTAATCTTAATGGTTAAACTTGAGACAATTTGAAACTTGTCTCCCGTAGGCTAATGTATAACCTAACCAGGCCCTTGCTACGAACACCATCACACCAGCCTTCGTCTAGGCATATGCTTTCTCCTCATTCTGTGTCATCTGAAGCTTCTGTCATATGCAGAGCAGTATAAATACATCTAGCAGATCTAAATGTACAAGATTGTTGCATTGTTCAGAAATAGTGCAATTATTCAAaccatgttttttatattgctATTTCATCATTAAATTAAAGATGACAGCCGCGATCTGTCCTTGGCTCatattaaagtgtaattccggggAAAATTTAACCaagggtctttgttttggcatgtatACAAATAAGCTCTCCAGATACATTTTGCCCAGCTCAATGTTTGTTAGGGGCACCGCGAACGCTACCAAATCCGCATTTTCTTTTGCCGCTAAAATTTCTCAAAataccaccttaaataatataaAAGAGGTGCCAACAAAGTTAACTAAACAATCTCCCCTCTTGATACTTGGCTGTTTTAAATTTGTTTGCGTCTCTATTATATTATGTACGGTAGCAggtaatcgacttgtgtggacttcctggaaacatggacctaccggtaaggcacagacttggaaaacagtattttttaataaactcccggTACGCTAACCAAGTTGTTGATGCTCCGTTtgatgtgtagggaccctaatcatgctactgcagaggtttggtgctattttgagcaatattagtgcCCCTAACCAATAACATGGAAACATTGTTCCGGGCCAACTCTATACTCgattttcaattaaaaaagaATCTGGAGGCCTTATTTGATGGGTatacatgccaaaacaaagacccttGGTTCAATTTTAGCCGGGATTACACTTTAAATTGTACACCTAAACCGTGCTACTGCTGCATCTGGGGGCTGGCCATCAGCTAGTGCTTCGGTGGTCTGCCCAATGTTCTTTTTTTGACATTTGGTGAGCTCTCATTAGCTTGGAGAGCTCATTCATTCGTCTTTCTTTGTAGAAGTAAACTTAACATAGACAAATCTAAACCTCAATGTGACTCAATTAAAATGAGCCAATCCATGGCACTGAGAACTCCCAATTTCACTCTTAACTCACAGTAGATCCTGGAAGACGGTGACGACTTACTGTTGACCAGTAGCGATCTACTGACGGACAAGTCATGTGTTCAGAGGGGACGCCTCATTCACACTTTCCTATGAGGACTTTGGATTTCTTAATCCAACACTGGTTAGGCCTGACAAATAgtgacttctttttttttaaatgaaaagtaAGGGACAGACTGACGGTCAGGGGGGAACGAGAGGGGCGAGAAGAATTTCAGAGGTTGTTGATGGACTATTGCATATCAAATGATTGGAGAAAAGCAATTGTAGATTTGGCAGACCTATGgcacagagaacacagagatGCATTTTCAGCATGATTGTGATTATTGGTTGGGTGTGTAGTTTCTTGACATTTAGACATGTTCCTATCAAGGGCAGCTTCCCTTCTCAAAATTACGCCCTTGATCTTAGCAAGTTTGttcaaaacatatttgaaagaTCATTTGCTGGAGTGCAGCCACAGGGCTCTCCCCTCTGGATAGCAACTGCAGGACAATGGTACATATGCTCTTTTAAGGACacacttaaaggggacctatcataccaccaggtgggagtgtgattagccattacaagccgttttcaaaatgtgcagcattgtgacatggctggtagactgatctatccagcacacatctaggtggacacgcccacctgtgatgtcacaatgctgcacattttcaaacctttgcttgtaatggctaatcacactcacacctggtggtatgatatgccCCCTTTAAGAACACATGGTGCCTCTTATATTCACCCCATCACAGAACAAACCAATCAGCgtgttctctctctatctctttcttgctccctctccctcctctctttagtctctctttccctcactctgtctctatccCCCTGtgtggtctctccctctgtcccacgcacactcccccccccccctctttctctccctctctccttctgtcggTCTTTCtccacacccccccctctctctttctccctctcagaTTTACTGTAGAAGAAGAGGACTGATATGAATTGCCCCCCTGTATACACAGAAAAGGAAAATATGTAGCATGACTCAAAGTTGGGAAAGAACATTCATGATCCTATGTGGTGCAATGGTATGGAAAGGAAACTGCATCATTGTCTACGGGATTTGCATAATGTTGTtataaagtgtaattccggcgaaaaTGTAACCATGGCTCTTTCTCGGCATGAAGACCCATAAAATAAGCCCTCCTGACACTTTTATTTGTTGATAATCGAGTATAGAGCTTTCCCGCGAATGCCAGGAGTAATGTAACGGCagcaaaaaaaatcaaacagCCAAGCATCAAGAGGGAGATTGTTCAGTTAAAATGTTTGATGCCTCTATTATATTTTTTACGTCACAGActtggaaaacattttttttaatgaactcTCGGTACTCTTACTTGTTGATGCTTAGTTTTATGTCTAGGGAGGAACCTAGTCATCTTACTGCAGAGGCTTGGTgttattttgagcaatattggTGGTTAAAAAATTATGATTTGGAAGTGTTCACACTGCCCTTAGCCATTATAATGGAAGCAATTTGGGCTGTAATATTGGTCCAGGCATTCGCGGGTAATCTCTGTACCCGATTATCAATGAAAAAAAGTGCttggagggcttattttatgggtcttcatgccgaaaaagaccctgggttcaatatTCGCCAGAATTCCACTCTAAGTGAAACCAGAAATTCCTTATAATGGGAAGGCTGACATACTTGATGTTGACGGTGTTTCTGGGATGTTGCATGTGAATCAGATAATATCTGATGAGGGGGCCATTGATCTGAGCTGCCTGCGGCTGCAATGTTCTGACAATTAACGGTAGATTACATTAACATTTGTTGACGTCTACATTGCAAaatgcaaaacataaaaaaaaaaagctttttctaTGTTCGCTTATGATTGCCACTTATTTAATCAGTCAATCAAGAGATTCAGTTGTTAGAGATTCAGAGATGGTTGGGTGTTGAAGGCTTTTGGCGGTTTCTTTTAGGGGTGTGCGCCGGTGTACCTCAATGTGACGTACACGCATTAGAGCTGGAGAGAAAATTGTAAACTGGGTTAGCGAGAGGAAAAGTACGAGGTAGGGATGTACGTGGAGAGGGGATAAGATGGGGTTGGGCGGTCTCTTGATCAGCTCTTTCTCTGTTTGAGTCGCTGTGCGCCTTACCATGCTCTGTTTAATTCCATTTATCTGCTGACTGAAGGAAAGGTCAGCAGCACACAGAAAGAGACGACAGGAGCTGCTTATTTCAACAGTCTTTGgctgagtgtgtctgtgcaggtgtctgtgtatgtgtcgtgtaagtgtgtgtgcggtgtcaTGTCACTGTTAGTGTgccgtgtgttagtgtgtgctagtgtgtgtggccCAGGAATAAGATTTCAAATAGAGTTATGGCCTAATAAGACTGACTCTATAGGCATatatttggagagagagagagagagagagagagagagagagagagagagagagagagagagagagagagagagagagagagagagagagagagagagagagagagagagagagagagagagagagagagagagagagagagagcgagagagagagagagagagagagagaggtttagaTGTTGaagcttgtgttttatttaccCATCATGCTGTGCAGTGGCAACAGACGCGTGGAAGCACAGCGCGTTTTCATTTGGAGAGCACGTGTTCAACAAATGAAGGGCGACCGCCGGCAAACAGGTGCTCTAAGCACCGCTGGCGCAGTTGCAGCACACTCCCAGAATACGTCCCGTCTAAATTGTCTGGCTCGGTGTCACAACTGAACATTTTGGAACAATCTGCTAACAGGGTGGGATAATTAGCTATTTCTAAGACGTGTTTTTCTCAGTTTGAACATCTGAATGGTGGAGAATGTACTTTCGAAGTTTCATAAAATCAAGCGAATGAGTCGATTTGTTCTCCGGTACAACCGGTAAATGAACATAATTAGTTTATAAATTATTCATAGAAAACAAAATGTCTTGCTGAAATTGTCGTAGGCGACCAGTGATTATGTGGTGGTAACCTGGCTGTTTCTTGATGAGCCAATACGCCAATACCCAGCCGCCATTATTTGGAGCAGTCATTGTTACCTACATTATACCTTTACTCTGGTCACCTCTTGTCTCTAAGTAGAGGTGTCACACAAAACACAGGTGTTGCTCGTAACATTAACGAGGGGCCTGCtccttttatgtattcttttgccgcttttccactgcatggtaccagctcgacacgactcgactcagctcgccttttttgcgtttccaccgcgatctagtacctcaagtggctgctttttctagtaccgcctcgctctaggttccaagcggctgagccgatgctaaaaggtgacgtcggcagacggccggccactgattggccagagattgtgacgaagtcacgagagcgacatggcaaccatgctggtaacgatagaacagccatagtagcgccgcagccaacatattccacttcttcaacatgccagctaataatacgaacacgaataccatcgcatcgatgttctccattgtt
This region includes:
- the 42sp43 gene encoding P43 5S RNA-binding protein-like isoform X1, with protein sequence MLESRNTLLYVKYKTKAYHWRLKMNGIQDCAKPDSEPQLQFLNCPHASCGATFTREWRLKEHETVHTGLRPIQCKHDGCGRCFSRISHLKRHSSKHTAAKSLKCTLVSCTETFFDEAKRKRHVRYSHGEKEKYFKCTRPNCSSTFKKRREYKLHLIEHGESSLFKCSKDGCDSSFDSHIARKRHEKKHAGYRCPHANCKVFEHTWGKLQKHMVKHPATYTCQACKKVFKRVDRLRQHKQVHALHKPVLVCPKTGCQAYFSTTFNLQHHIRTVHLKLLKHRCAFPDCPRTFAMRESMTRHMLCHDRQPNPCRKRRRSKREWQNRLEGHHQTPLVEGNLQRLFAMRMRISRRAKVEADLSGLFNERKIPRYVDPEVNLRDLFRLKAPRVVPVSMEVSPVS
- the 42sp43 gene encoding P43 5S RNA-binding protein-like isoform X2, whose protein sequence is MLESRNTLLYVKYKTKAYHWRLKMNGIQDCAKPDSEPQLQFLNCPHASCGATFTREWRLKEHETVHTGLRPIQCKHDGCGRCFSRISHLKRHSSKHTAAKSLKCTLVSCTETFFDEAKRKRHVRYSHGEKEKYFKCTRPNCSSTFKKRREYKLHLIEHGESSLFKCSKDGCDSSFDSHIARKRHEKKHAGYRCPHANCKVFEHTWGKLQKHMVKHPACKKVFKRVDRLRQHKQVHALHKPVLVCPKTGCQAYFSTTFNLQHHIRTVHLKLLKHRCAFPDCPRTFAMRESMTRHMLCHDRQPNPCRKRRRSKREWQNRLEGHHQTPLVEGNLQRLFAMRMRISRRAKVEADLSGLFNERKIPRYVDPEVNLRDLFRLKAPRVVPVSMEVSPVS